The proteins below are encoded in one region of Aquisphaera giovannonii:
- the cas4 gene encoding CRISPR-associated protein Cas4, whose product MPYAESDLLPISALQHLLYCDRQCALIHLERLWAENRFTAEGAILHRKAHGGRPESRPSGRTTRALPVRSFALGLFGVTDVVRWDPAAGGEAVPVEYKRGRPKKGDCDRVQLCAQALCLEEMLGRPLGRGEIFYGRVRRRVAVGFTPELRRATVEAAARLHDLIGSGRTPQAVPGRKCDRCSLRDLCLPRLGPAAGSARRHFDRSLDALLAGEGPTD is encoded by the coding sequence GTGCCCTACGCCGAATCGGACCTCCTGCCGATCTCCGCCCTCCAGCACCTGCTGTATTGCGATCGGCAGTGCGCGCTGATCCACCTGGAGAGGCTGTGGGCGGAGAATCGCTTCACGGCGGAGGGGGCGATCCTCCACCGCAAGGCGCACGGCGGGCGGCCCGAGTCGCGACCAAGCGGGCGGACGACGCGGGCGCTGCCCGTCCGGAGCTTCGCCCTCGGCCTGTTCGGGGTGACCGACGTCGTTCGGTGGGACCCGGCGGCGGGGGGCGAGGCGGTGCCGGTGGAATACAAGCGGGGCCGCCCGAAGAAGGGCGACTGCGATCGCGTCCAACTTTGCGCCCAGGCGCTCTGCCTCGAGGAGATGCTGGGCCGCCCGCTGGGCCGGGGGGAGATCTTCTACGGCCGGGTGCGACGCCGGGTGGCGGTGGGGTTCACGCCCGAACTGCGCCGGGCCACCGTCGAGGCCGCCGCGCGCCTGCACGACCTGATCGGCTCGGGCCGGACGCCCCAGGCCGTGCCCGGCCGCAAGTGCGACCGGTGCTCGCTCCGCGACCTCTGCCTCCCCCGGCTCGGCCCTGCGGCCGGCTCGGCGCGGCGGCACTTCGACCGGTCGCTCGACGCCCTCCTCGCCGGCGAGGGGCCCACCGACTGA
- the cas2 gene encoding CRISPR-associated endonuclease Cas2 produces MYVLVTYDIQTTTAAGRRRLRQAARACLDFGQRVQLSVFELKVDPARWAQCRARLLGIIDPAVDSVRFYHLGSNWESRVEHHGVQTGFDIEGPLII; encoded by the coding sequence ATGTATGTCCTGGTCACCTACGACATCCAGACGACGACCGCGGCCGGCCGGCGTCGCCTCCGCCAGGCCGCGAGGGCCTGCCTCGACTTCGGCCAGCGCGTGCAGCTCTCCGTCTTCGAGCTGAAGGTGGATCCGGCCCGATGGGCCCAGTGCCGGGCCCGGCTCCTGGGGATCATCGACCCCGCGGTGGACAGCGTGCGGTTCTACCACCTCGGCTCGAACTGGGAGAGCCGCGTGGAGCATCACGGCGTCCAGACCGGATTCGACATCGAGGGGCCGCTCATCATCTGA
- the cas1c gene encoding type I-C CRISPR-associated endonuclease Cas1c: MKTHLNTLYITTQGTYLGKSGESVQVRAEGKVLAQLPLHNLEGVVCFGRVGCSPSLLGACAERGVSVSLLTQHGRFLAAVRGNTSGNVLLRRQQYRLADRPEVALDVARRIVLAKVANSRSVLLRAARDCVAGDAARLDTLRREGGRLAASAPGLREATTIDQVRGLEGEAATHYFGAFDALLSPSASAEAFRFTGRSRRPPLDRINALLSFLYTLVLHDARSACESVGLDPCVGFLHADRPGKPALALDLMEEFRAFVADRLAFSLINRRQVSADGFEVRENGAVLMNDATRKAVLAAYQQRKRETLAHPFLEEQTTVGMLVHLQALLLARWIRGDLDAYPPFLWKG, from the coding sequence ATGAAGACCCATCTCAACACGCTCTACATCACGACCCAGGGGACCTACCTCGGCAAGTCCGGGGAGTCGGTCCAGGTCCGCGCCGAAGGCAAGGTCCTGGCCCAGCTCCCCCTGCACAACCTGGAGGGGGTTGTCTGTTTCGGACGGGTGGGCTGCTCGCCGTCCCTGCTCGGCGCCTGCGCCGAGCGCGGGGTCTCCGTCTCGCTGCTCACCCAGCACGGCCGCTTCCTGGCCGCCGTCCGGGGCAACACCTCGGGGAACGTGCTGCTCCGGCGGCAGCAGTACCGGCTGGCGGACCGCCCCGAGGTGGCCCTGGACGTCGCCCGCAGGATCGTGCTCGCGAAGGTGGCCAACTCCCGGTCCGTCCTGCTGCGGGCCGCCCGGGACTGCGTCGCGGGCGACGCCGCGCGCTTGGACACGCTCCGGCGGGAGGGAGGCCGGCTGGCGGCCTCGGCCCCGGGGCTCCGCGAGGCGACGACGATCGACCAGGTCCGCGGGCTCGAGGGGGAGGCGGCCACCCACTACTTCGGGGCCTTCGACGCCCTGCTCAGCCCGTCGGCGTCCGCGGAGGCATTCCGGTTCACGGGCCGGTCGCGACGGCCTCCCTTGGACCGAATCAACGCCCTGCTGTCGTTCCTGTACACGCTGGTCCTCCACGACGCCCGCTCCGCGTGCGAGTCCGTCGGCCTCGACCCGTGCGTGGGCTTCCTGCACGCCGACCGGCCGGGCAAGCCCGCCCTGGCGCTGGACCTGATGGAGGAGTTCCGCGCCTTCGTCGCCGACCGACTGGCCTTCTCGCTCATCAACCGAAGGCAGGTGTCCGCCGACGGGTTCGAGGTGCGCGAGAACGGCGCGGTCCTCATGAACGATGCCACACGGAAGGCGGTGCTCGCCGCCTATCAGCAGCGCAAGCGAGAGACCCTGGCCCACCCCTTCCTGGAGGAGCAGACGACGGTCGGGATGCTCGTGCACCTTCAGGCCCTCCTACTCGCCCGCTGGATCCGGGGCGACCTCGACGCCTATCCTCCGTTCCTGTGGAAGGGCTGA
- the cas7c gene encoding type I-C CRISPR-associated protein Cas7/Csd2 yields MADSSDSGQAIQNRYDLVYFFEITDGNPNGDPDAGNLPRIDPETGQGLVTDVCLKRKVRNFVGVTRGEEPPFEIYVKEKAVLNQQHERAYEAEKLDPKKRTTKGKDRTEEDRRLTRWMCKNFFDIRTFGAVMTTEVNCGQVRGPVQFGLARSLHPIVTLEHAVTRCAVTTPAESEKQEGGNRTMGRKFTVPYALYRAHGYVNANLAGGKNGTGFSEGDLALFKQALDRMFELDRSAARANMRPVACIAFRHESALGNARADRLFARVRCTPKAGVQPLAGDTNGDAEGRPPRSFADYELLVDEQGLPEGVTIERWIDWS; encoded by the coding sequence ATGGCTGATTCCAGCGACAGCGGCCAGGCCATCCAGAACCGATACGACCTGGTCTACTTCTTCGAGATCACCGACGGCAACCCCAACGGCGACCCCGACGCCGGCAACCTGCCGCGGATCGACCCCGAGACCGGGCAGGGCCTGGTCACCGACGTCTGCCTCAAGCGGAAGGTCCGCAACTTCGTGGGGGTGACGCGCGGCGAGGAGCCCCCCTTCGAAATCTACGTGAAGGAGAAGGCCGTCCTCAATCAGCAGCACGAACGCGCCTACGAGGCCGAGAAGCTGGACCCCAAGAAGCGCACGACCAAGGGCAAGGACCGGACGGAGGAGGACCGCCGCCTGACGCGGTGGATGTGCAAGAATTTCTTCGACATCCGCACCTTCGGCGCCGTCATGACGACGGAGGTCAACTGCGGACAGGTACGCGGGCCCGTGCAGTTCGGCCTCGCGCGATCGCTGCACCCGATCGTCACCCTGGAGCACGCCGTCACCCGCTGCGCGGTGACGACGCCGGCGGAATCCGAGAAGCAGGAGGGCGGGAATCGCACGATGGGCCGCAAGTTCACGGTGCCCTACGCCCTGTACCGCGCCCACGGCTACGTCAACGCCAACCTGGCGGGCGGGAAGAACGGCACGGGCTTCTCCGAGGGCGACCTCGCCCTGTTCAAGCAGGCCCTGGACCGGATGTTTGAACTCGACCGGTCGGCCGCGAGGGCCAACATGCGCCCCGTCGCGTGCATCGCCTTCCGCCACGAGAGCGCCCTCGGGAATGCCCGTGCCGACCGTCTGTTTGCCCGCGTGCGATGCACACCGAAGGCCGGCGTCCAGCCGCTCGCCGGGGACACCAACGGCGACGCGGAGGGCCGGCCGCCGAGGTCGTTCGCCGACTATGAGCTGCTCGTCGACGAGCAGGGGCTGCCCGAGGGCGTCACGATCGAGCGCTGGATCGACTGGAGCTGA